The genomic interval aaccatcacacccataaatgccctttccaaaaccatgggcattaacatGGGCTGTTGCcctctttgcttttataataacctccactcctcTGGGAAGGtgttccactggattttggagtgtggctgtggggatttgtgctcattcaaccacaagagcacttgtgatgtcaggcactgatgtcaagtgAAAAGGCCTGGGGTTCACTCAGTGTTCCAGtccatcctaaaggtgttcagtggggttcaggtcagtGCTCAGGTCACTTGAGttactccaaacttggcaaactatgtcttcatggacctcactttgtgcactgaGACACTGTCATGAAGCTCAGACCCACCACGACTCTTTCTAGTTCTGGTCataaaagcaaaacaagatCATCAAGATGGGAGAACCTGCAGAgaaacaaccatctctgcagcactccaccaatcagactTTTAGGGTAGAGTTCCCAGAGTAAAAAGGTACATGACAGCTCACTTGGAGTTTGCCCAAACGCACCTAAAGGACTCTCAGCCCATGAGAAACTATATTCCATCGTCTGATGAAGCCAAGATTTAACTCTTTCACTTGAATGCCAAGCATCGCATCAGAAGGAAACCAGGCACTTCTCATAACCTGGCCAATTTAATCATTACAGTAAAGTATAATGCCTGAAGCAGCATGGCATGGGAGGTCTGTCAGAATCAACTGAAAGGACATTCTTGAGGAAAACCAGCTTAAGGACCTTAGATCAAGGTGAAGGTTCACCACCAAGACAATACAGTACTGACTTAAGTGGCACATCCAGAGGCTGAATCAGATTAAACATCTGAAAATAATCTTCCATCCAATACCACCCAACTTCTTGGTCAAACACTCCAGGTAGCATCCACAACTGCACAAAAATGTCAATAAGTGAAACTTATTACTCCTCATAAACACTCAAGGACAAGGACTGCAACCACTCGGGTGTCAGCCACGGTGTTGCATAACAGCGTCATTAGCGCTAAATTCACAACAAAAGTAAACTCATAACACATTCCGCTTTAGTTGGagatggggaaaaaagagcTTGATTTTAGAGGTGCGTTTTTATTAACAATTGAGTTTTCCCTGCACCAAACAGATATCGACAGATTTGAATACAACATTAATAACAGTTAATTCCCTTTAGTTTAGAAATGCTAGCTATccgtttacattacattacctgAGTGTTCTCGCCCTCTCTGAACGCACTAGCCACTTTCTGCCGTAAAAACGTCCCCAAATCTCGACCTTTTTTCGATTCGTCTCTCGGCCATTCCTCACATAACTTGAGAAAGCGACGGTACCTGGTGGCGGCCATTTTCAGACTAGGGGAACAGGAGGACCCATATTTAAAGTCAGGGTGCCGCGCTGGGACAAACCAAATCGCGTTTTTGCGTTTATCAGAAACGCTGAAGCGGGTGCACGTTTTTGTCCCAGACGTGTTTCCGTCAGCTCTCAGCTCGCCTCATGGTGTGTAGAAATTATCACAGGTTTAGTCTGGATGTAATGTTTCTGAATGCTTTCCTTTTTGAAATTGCTTGACTTCATTTCTgtcttattttaaaagaaatcctCAGGGAAAATGGCGGGTGCTGGAAGGAAAAGCGAAGCAGGATCTCCTGGGGTTGCGGGATGGATTAGCTCCGCATATCGATTTGCGACCGACAGAAATGATTTCAGAAGGTAACTCCAGGTTAACGTTAATTATCTACCTAACTGGCCTAATTACAAATCTGTGGCCTTGTGTGCAGGTATGAGATATTCCACCATCGTCCCCTCGTTCATTTAGTGATCTAGCTAGCAGTTTGGATCACTGTATGAGAATGACCTTGTCAGTGTTAGTTGAGTGTTCAGTGGTGAAGTGCTCGTTGCTAGCTGTGTATATCCTGCATGTTACCAAAAACCATTCAGTCTGGTCAAATGTCATATAGCTtgcttattaacatttttttaaaattaattaattaaatcattGATTGATTACATCATTCATTAACTGGGAGCCAAATGAGAATGGCCGATGACCCCACGACGCCGATTATAAGCCCATGTTTTATTGTCCACTGTATAATACATGGAAATATGTATTACCTGACAGCAGAGGTTCATCATATCAAAGCCATAACACATAACACTAAGCCATAACAACCATAACACTATCTGAGAAACAGATGTGAAAAGGTTAGTAAACCTAAGTGAAGTCTATATTAGTTACAGTATTACAATTGTCAAAACAACCCAAACCAAGTGAGAGTGAAagtgttgtagtagtagtagtaataataataataataataataataataataataaacaccatacccctttcctttttctttagGAATCTTCTTGTGAATCTAGGTTTGTTTGCAGCAGGGGTTTGGGTAGCGAGGAATTTGTCAGACTTTGACCTGATGTCGCCTCAACCAGTCACATAGTCCCAATCAAATCATGTGGTTTTGCAGGTAAGTTTGAGTCAAACGTATTCTGCTTATAAAATGGCACAGTGAGATGAAACTTTGTCACGCAGTACATTTACGTGGACAATagtccgatattaacccgattaagacgatactgaataagaaactaccatgtaaacagcaattattgattatcttaatccgattaaagtcatactcgaagtaaacacaaatggaattaagacatgtggagtattcttATTTTAGAcgcattatggaagtgcatcgcagacatgtacacatcttaatcgcgctattaacgttgtgtgggagttttcaccgcatttggCGAcaagacacgtacacacacggcagtgctcaaccgtttgacggcaagcaggagagcacggctgcgtccgaaactgcgtacttacctactatgtagtaggagaaatacatgtgtttctatatactatatagtctgtaagtacgcggtttcagatGCAGTCCGtcgcttcaagcagtcgtctatttgcacgtatagcatgacaaataattaactgcacttgaagcttttgtaaaattaaaaatgacactgTATACAgaaccataacgaagatgaattgtatgttgatacgtgaaattctggagggaacgtcgtaCGGcatggcgcggggacgtaatgacgtgtgccgttaatcgatctatgttccataacatgtaaaacgggaacatgaaaggagtattctaaaagcgactcatgtagacaccttaatcacaatattgtcttactcacaataaggtcaataatcagattactgctgtccatgtaaatgtagtcagtgtgCAGTACAGAgacaatgaaatgcagttaaCCTCTGACCAGAAATGCAAATAGCAATAAATGACcatataaataaagtatttacaGTAGAAGTAAGATTATGGACAGCAGTAGCAGTTGCAAACTATAACAGTCATGCAGAAGGtggaatagaaataaataatcctCATGCAAATACTGCAAGGTTTTTGGGGTTCCAGTAGTGTAACTCTGAAGTATGGAGGCT from Ictalurus furcatus strain D&B chromosome 11, Billie_1.0, whole genome shotgun sequence carries:
- the tomm6 gene encoding mitochondrial import receptor subunit TOM6 homolog: MKSSGKMAGAGRKSEAGSPGVAGWISSAYRFATDRNDFRRNLLVNLGLFAAGVWVARNLSDFDLMSPQPVT